In a single window of the Terriglobus roseus genome:
- a CDS encoding DUF6249 domain-containing protein, which translates to MSDLFSSPFVVPVAGCVMILGLGIAGIYSEIRNKELRSQERISMLNRGVPLADIERMMRSATEEEKKVRDPLRSLGNARRTAIVLISMGIGVGIFGLLLFAILQIRPTLIVPAAGVISLCIGLGFLVDYNMQKRELSRFGMEVD; encoded by the coding sequence ATGAGCGATCTGTTTTCTAGTCCATTCGTCGTCCCCGTCGCAGGCTGTGTCATGATTCTGGGCCTCGGCATCGCCGGTATTTATTCCGAGATCCGCAACAAGGAACTGCGTTCGCAGGAGCGCATCTCCATGCTGAACCGGGGTGTGCCATTGGCAGACATTGAACGCATGATGCGCAGCGCAACGGAAGAGGAGAAAAAGGTCCGTGACCCTCTGCGCAGTCTCGGCAACGCGCGTCGCACCGCCATCGTACTCATCTCGATGGGCATTGGTGTGGGTATCTTCGGTCTGCTTCTCTTCGCCATTCTGCAGATTCGGCCAACACTGATCGTCCCTGCCGCCGGAGTCATCAGCCTGTGTATCGGCCTGGGCTTCCTGGTCGACTACAACATGCAGAAGCGCGAACTCTCGCGCTTCGGCATGGAAGTCGACTAG
- a CDS encoding heme lyase CcmF/NrfE family subunit, whose translation MSHPMPQFGSFALLLALCLSAYTFFAGSLALFAMQRGLQLRVSAERLAETARRAGLGSFIAVLCAAIALTWAAFTNDFSVEYIREHSNIALHPAYKFSALWSGQEGSLLLWSFLTAGYAFVLRLRHRTDVRLFAYASVILAAIQIFFLALLNFAAEPFSLTKGVIPADGNGLNPLLQYPEMVIHPPMLYLGYVGFSVPFAFALGALMMKYPGEKWIRITRRWTLVTWLFLTVGISLGMHWAYAVLGWGGYWGWDPVENASFLPWLTATAFLHSVMMQEKRGMMKKWNVWLIFLTFMLTILGTLLTRSGIVSSVHAFAQSSIGDWFTTFLCIIFAVCLFTFFRQSGHLKSEHKLEAIVSRESSFLFNNLVLLVACFTVLFGTLFPVLSEYVQGSKVTMGAPFFNRVAVPIGLFLLLLTGVGPLLAWRATSLRSIRRNFILPCSAIVGSAIILMLSGLHPWKASSEDLEGQLYALVCFSIGAGVFMAILAEFLRGAHVVATQTGKNLATSAWTLMMRNNRRYGGYLVHFGIVVLFAGLAGAAFNQSQELEMGFGDSLTIGNYKIVCLSYTQDSNANYDTDFALLDVYKGGKKLTQMTPEKRFYNASQTSSTIVAIHSTVLRDLYVIFLGRNPETNRPIIKVFLNPLVSWIWAGVAIVFAGTVLALLPGIRPMLSNKAATIIPERELQTVSGD comes from the coding sequence ATGTCCCATCCAATGCCCCAGTTCGGCAGTTTCGCGCTTCTTCTGGCACTCTGCCTGTCCGCTTACACGTTCTTTGCAGGATCGCTGGCACTCTTCGCCATGCAGCGCGGGTTGCAGCTGCGCGTCTCCGCGGAACGACTGGCGGAGACGGCTCGGCGTGCCGGGCTGGGCAGCTTTATCGCAGTTCTTTGCGCCGCGATTGCCCTCACCTGGGCGGCATTCACGAACGACTTCTCAGTCGAGTACATTCGAGAACATAGCAACATCGCCCTCCACCCGGCTTACAAGTTTTCCGCCTTGTGGAGTGGTCAGGAAGGTTCCCTTCTTCTCTGGTCCTTTCTCACCGCGGGCTACGCCTTCGTGCTGCGTCTGCGCCACAGGACGGATGTTCGTCTTTTCGCCTATGCATCCGTCATCCTCGCGGCAATCCAGATATTCTTTCTTGCGTTGCTGAACTTCGCGGCTGAGCCTTTCTCGCTGACCAAGGGCGTCATCCCCGCTGACGGCAACGGGCTGAACCCCCTGCTGCAGTATCCGGAGATGGTCATCCATCCGCCGATGCTGTACCTCGGTTACGTCGGCTTCTCAGTCCCCTTCGCCTTCGCTCTGGGCGCGCTGATGATGAAGTACCCCGGCGAAAAGTGGATCCGCATCACGCGCCGCTGGACGCTCGTCACCTGGCTCTTCCTCACCGTCGGCATTTCGCTGGGCATGCACTGGGCGTACGCCGTACTCGGTTGGGGCGGCTACTGGGGATGGGATCCGGTCGAGAACGCATCGTTCCTGCCGTGGCTTACAGCTACAGCATTTCTGCACTCCGTCATGATGCAGGAGAAGCGTGGCATGATGAAGAAGTGGAACGTCTGGCTCATCTTCCTGACGTTCATGCTGACCATCCTTGGAACGCTTCTGACACGCTCCGGCATCGTCAGCAGTGTTCACGCGTTCGCGCAGAGCAGTATCGGTGACTGGTTCACCACGTTCCTCTGCATCATCTTCGCCGTATGCCTCTTCACCTTCTTCCGGCAGAGTGGTCATCTGAAGTCTGAGCACAAGCTTGAGGCGATCGTCTCGCGCGAGAGTTCCTTCCTCTTCAATAATCTTGTTCTGCTCGTGGCCTGCTTCACCGTGCTCTTCGGCACGCTCTTCCCCGTGCTCAGCGAATATGTGCAGGGGTCGAAGGTCACGATGGGCGCGCCGTTCTTCAATCGAGTCGCGGTGCCCATCGGTTTATTCCTTTTGCTGTTGACGGGCGTTGGACCGCTGCTGGCGTGGCGTGCAACGTCGCTGCGATCCATCCGCCGCAACTTCATCCTGCCGTGCTCAGCCATCGTTGGTAGCGCGATCATCCTGATGCTCAGCGGCCTCCATCCGTGGAAGGCGTCCAGCGAAGACCTTGAAGGTCAACTCTATGCGCTGGTGTGCTTCTCCATCGGCGCGGGCGTTTTCATGGCGATCCTTGCGGAGTTCCTGCGCGGCGCGCATGTCGTCGCAACGCAGACCGGCAAGAACTTGGCTACCTCCGCGTGGACGCTAATGATGCGCAACAACCGGCGCTATGGCGGATACCTTGTTCACTTCGGCATCGTGGTCCTCTTCGCGGGTCTCGCGGGTGCGGCCTTTAACCAGTCGCAAGAGCTTGAGATGGGCTTTGGCGACTCGCTGACCATTGGTAACTATAAGATCGTCTGCCTTAGCTACACACAGGATTCCAACGCGAACTACGACACCGACTTTGCGCTGCTCGACGTCTACAAGGGCGGGAAGAAGCTGACGCAGATGACGCCGGAGAAGCGTTTCTACAATGCCAGCCAGACGAGCTCAACGATTGTCGCGATCCACTCTACCGTGCTGCGCGACCTGTACGTCATCTTCCTCGGTCGCAATCCCGAGACGAACCGCCCCATCATCAAGGTCTTCCTGAATCCGCTGGTTTCCTGGATCTGGGCCGGCGTCGCGATCGTCTTCGCGGGTACTGTCCTCGCGCTGCTACCGGGCATCCGACCCATGCTGAGCAACAAGGCCGCCACGATCATCCCCGAGCGCGAACTGCAGACTGTGAGCGGTGACTAA
- a CDS encoding cytochrome c-type biogenesis protein CcmH, with amino-acid sequence MRALLKNRVLQMVLLFSVALITIGAGDTTNKFSSIGHRMVCVCSCGQILLECNHVGCPDSDRMIGELRNQVAGGGTETSIFNWFVAKYGPTVLAAPIRGGFDNAAWIIPVAVFLLAIVGTAFLIRRWKGRHMLAVPGAPAMPFAGSNDVRDRIRRETEY; translated from the coding sequence ATGCGGGCTCTCCTCAAAAATCGCGTTCTGCAGATGGTTCTGCTGTTCAGCGTTGCCCTCATCACCATCGGCGCCGGCGACACGACGAACAAGTTCTCCAGCATCGGCCACAGGATGGTTTGCGTCTGCAGCTGCGGGCAAATCCTTCTCGAGTGCAACCACGTTGGCTGTCCGGACAGCGACCGCATGATCGGTGAGCTGCGTAACCAGGTCGCCGGTGGCGGCACGGAAACCAGCATCTTCAACTGGTTCGTCGCGAAGTACGGTCCGACCGTATTGGCCGCGCCGATTCGCGGCGGTTTTGATAACGCCGCATGGATTATCCCAGTCGCCGTATTTCTTCTTGCGATCGTCGGCACCGCATTCCTTATCCGCCGCTGGAAGGGGCGTCACATGCTCGCGGTCCCCGGCGCACCCGCCATGCCTTTCGCGGGCAGCAACGATGTGCGCGATCGCATTCGCCGCGAGACGGAGTACTAG
- a CDS encoding serine/threonine-protein kinase yields MKHRVIEHYELIRKLGTGGSGVVWLANDSELQRPVVLKLLQRGSLTLEQMRMTYLREARLASAIEHPNVCGIYEVGEAGDEAFIVMQYIPGKPLDRLIDNGPASLELVLSVGIQVADGLAAAHSLGIFHRDLKPANIILTDGGLAKILDFGLARRINMEEVEFDPTVNTERRIPADAKYTARGGTLAYMAPEQFVTGQSSVQSDIFAVGVVLYELLTGRHPFHRPDAPDFQSIRAIQFEEPPSIGELAPETPIELESTILHCLEKQPASRFSSAAELRESLRTILMAKQLDAVMSPGLNMPSRNHLEFQTPEQEKRSTGILSMLAERFRESGGNQQHNTIVVLPFLNMGPADAAPLYGYALADAISARLARMQSIVVRPSSTLMNLNARQLDPLSIGQKLRVEYVVAGSFLRSDQGFDLNWQMLDVPAQSVRAGGSINVNSFDLVAVQNEISTEIFGALRGTATVRIASRTKELEQEEDSRPLEQELSEEYLQARALLNSFMFRRGSADDLDRAKELFGRVSQRDPSYAPAWTGLGVTHLQYVRHGLGGQMHLIETRRALDRALAIDPGSVEANLYRVYMLLSRGEKESARHGIAHLLQTAGNDWNVRRIAGMTLRSDGQYEAALAEFQVALRLNPSDAAAIYNDRARVFQYQGQLELAEDEVSKGLTLEPGHTRLRITRGYQFMRVGQLERAIAALEEVIAEDKTMRIVYPTIAMCYVQLGDRAKGSTFIVDETLAAAEADSEMAYRLATYFAVDGEAVEALHWLRRAVYLGNENYPWFSKNPAWSRLQGNADFELILTDLKKTFKRNSKNWKRLLGQVQH; encoded by the coding sequence ATGAAGCACCGCGTCATTGAACACTACGAGCTGATCCGGAAGCTGGGCACGGGCGGCAGTGGTGTCGTGTGGCTGGCGAACGATAGTGAGTTGCAGCGGCCCGTAGTACTCAAGCTCCTTCAGCGTGGCTCGCTGACTCTGGAACAGATGCGCATGACGTATCTGCGCGAGGCCCGGCTTGCCTCAGCCATCGAACATCCCAATGTCTGCGGTATCTATGAAGTGGGCGAGGCGGGCGATGAAGCTTTCATCGTCATGCAGTACATCCCAGGCAAACCCCTGGATCGGCTCATCGACAATGGTCCTGCCAGCCTGGAGCTCGTTCTCTCCGTTGGAATTCAGGTGGCCGACGGACTCGCCGCGGCGCATTCACTCGGAATCTTCCATCGAGATCTGAAGCCAGCCAACATCATCCTGACGGACGGCGGCCTCGCAAAGATTCTTGACTTCGGTTTGGCTCGACGCATCAACATGGAAGAGGTCGAGTTCGACCCGACCGTGAATACCGAGCGTCGCATTCCAGCAGATGCCAAGTACACGGCTCGAGGCGGCACGCTGGCGTATATGGCGCCGGAGCAATTCGTAACAGGGCAGTCGTCCGTACAGAGCGATATCTTCGCTGTCGGCGTTGTGCTGTATGAGTTGCTCACCGGTAGGCATCCTTTCCATCGGCCGGATGCGCCGGATTTTCAAAGCATCCGCGCCATCCAGTTTGAAGAGCCGCCATCCATCGGCGAGCTCGCTCCGGAAACGCCGATTGAACTTGAGAGCACCATCCTGCATTGCCTGGAAAAACAGCCTGCGTCACGCTTCTCTTCGGCCGCGGAACTGCGTGAGAGCCTGCGCACCATCCTGATGGCGAAGCAGCTTGACGCCGTGATGTCGCCGGGGCTGAACATGCCTTCAAGAAATCACCTTGAGTTTCAAACTCCAGAGCAGGAGAAGCGCTCGACCGGCATACTCTCCATGCTCGCGGAACGATTTCGGGAGAGCGGCGGCAACCAGCAACACAACACCATCGTGGTTTTGCCTTTCCTCAACATGGGGCCGGCAGACGCCGCCCCTCTCTATGGCTACGCGCTTGCCGATGCCATCAGCGCGCGGCTGGCGCGCATGCAGAGTATCGTCGTCCGTCCGTCCAGCACATTGATGAATTTGAATGCGCGCCAGCTCGATCCGCTCAGCATCGGTCAGAAGCTGCGTGTGGAATATGTCGTAGCCGGCAGCTTCCTGCGCAGCGATCAGGGCTTCGACTTGAACTGGCAGATGCTCGATGTGCCGGCGCAGTCCGTGCGCGCGGGTGGCTCCATCAATGTGAATTCGTTTGATCTTGTCGCGGTACAAAACGAGATCAGCACGGAGATTTTCGGCGCACTACGCGGCACGGCAACGGTCCGCATCGCGTCACGCACGAAGGAACTGGAACAGGAAGAGGATTCCAGGCCGTTAGAGCAGGAACTGTCCGAGGAGTATCTGCAAGCACGCGCGCTGTTGAACTCGTTCATGTTCCGCCGTGGCAGCGCGGACGATCTTGACCGTGCGAAGGAGCTCTTCGGCCGCGTCTCGCAACGGGATCCCTCCTATGCACCCGCATGGACCGGTCTGGGAGTGACGCATCTCCAGTATGTCCGCCATGGACTTGGTGGCCAGATGCACCTGATCGAAACACGGCGCGCACTGGATCGTGCACTCGCAATCGATCCCGGCTCGGTCGAGGCGAATCTCTACCGCGTGTATATGCTTCTTTCGCGCGGAGAAAAAGAGAGTGCTCGTCACGGCATCGCACACCTGCTGCAGACCGCTGGGAATGACTGGAATGTGCGTCGCATCGCCGGTATGACGCTGCGCAGCGACGGCCAGTATGAGGCCGCACTGGCGGAGTTTCAGGTGGCCCTCCGGCTCAATCCATCGGACGCTGCGGCGATCTACAACGATCGTGCACGAGTGTTTCAGTACCAGGGCCAACTGGAGTTAGCCGAGGACGAAGTGTCCAAGGGGCTGACCTTAGAGCCGGGGCATACACGCTTGCGCATCACGCGCGGCTACCAGTTCATGCGTGTGGGCCAGTTGGAGCGGGCCATCGCTGCGCTGGAAGAGGTTATTGCTGAAGACAAGACGATGCGCATCGTCTATCCGACCATCGCCATGTGCTATGTGCAGCTCGGCGATCGAGCCAAGGGTTCCACGTTCATCGTGGATGAGACACTCGCAGCGGCTGAGGCTGACAGCGAAATGGCTTACCGGCTTGCCACCTACTTCGCTGTCGATGGCGAGGCGGTGGAGGCACTCCACTGGCTGCGTCGTGCGGTGTATTTAGGGAACGAAAACTATCCCTGGTTCTCAAAGAATCCGGCGTGGTCGCGGCTGCAAGGCAATGCAGACTTCGAACTGATCCTGACGGACCTGAAGAAGACCTTCAAGCGCAACAGCAAGAACTGGAAGCGACTGCTCGGCCAGGTGCAGCACTAG
- a CDS encoding sodium:solute symporter family protein has translation MAVYLVFVLGIGVALKRYMRTSNDFFLAGRSIPAWVCGLAFLSANLGAQEVIGMGASGAKYGLATSHFYWIGAVPAMVFVGIFMMPFYYGSKARSVPEYLRMRFDEKTRALNAVSFGIMTLFSSGISMYAMALLIQALGIFHGIVPDQYVFHVSVLISAVIVLAYIFLGGLTSAIYNEVLQFFLIVAGFLPLVYLGLRNIGGWHGLQTRLPETYMHSWRGMSHANTNPLGVEWFGLTMGLGFVLSFGYWCTDFLVVQRAMAADSEESARKVPLIAAIPKMVFPFLVILPGLIAVATPTVISHVNGTTINSSQGMIPVKMDPRTGTLQTDSKGQPVYNYDLAIPTLLLHYYPTGILGLGLTALLASFMSGMAGNVTAFNAVWTYDIYQSYLNKNATDAHYLKMGRWATVGGVILSVGAAYLVTGFNNIMDTLQLVFSLVNAPLFATFLLGMFWKRTTGHAAFAGLISGTTAALLHHGLTLPVGDAPGIHGGWIAHVHSYPSDMAQNFWTAIFAFSVNLLVTILVSLLTKARLEEELVGLVYSLTPKPVEHHLPWYSRPMTLGIGVLAILLLLNLVFA, from the coding sequence ATGGCCGTCTACCTCGTATTTGTGCTCGGCATCGGCGTTGCACTGAAGCGCTACATGCGTACCAGCAATGACTTTTTCCTGGCGGGACGTTCCATCCCGGCATGGGTCTGCGGCCTTGCTTTTCTGTCCGCAAACCTGGGCGCGCAGGAGGTCATCGGTATGGGGGCATCCGGCGCGAAGTATGGCCTGGCCACCAGCCACTTCTACTGGATTGGCGCCGTGCCGGCGATGGTCTTTGTAGGCATCTTCATGATGCCCTTCTATTACGGCTCGAAAGCCCGCAGTGTGCCCGAGTACCTGCGCATGCGTTTCGACGAAAAGACGCGCGCATTGAACGCTGTCTCCTTCGGCATCATGACGCTCTTCTCATCCGGTATCAGCATGTATGCCATGGCATTGCTGATCCAGGCGCTGGGCATCTTCCACGGCATCGTGCCGGATCAGTATGTCTTCCACGTCTCCGTGCTCATCAGCGCGGTGATTGTGTTGGCGTACATCTTCCTTGGTGGTCTAACGAGCGCGATCTACAACGAAGTGCTCCAGTTCTTCCTGATTGTTGCCGGCTTCCTCCCGCTGGTGTACCTGGGCCTGCGCAACATCGGCGGCTGGCATGGCCTGCAGACGCGCTTGCCCGAGACCTACATGCATTCATGGCGAGGAATGAGCCACGCAAACACGAACCCTTTGGGCGTGGAGTGGTTCGGACTCACAATGGGGCTTGGGTTCGTACTTAGTTTTGGTTACTGGTGCACTGACTTCCTCGTGGTTCAGCGCGCCATGGCAGCGGACAGTGAAGAGAGTGCCCGGAAGGTACCGCTGATCGCAGCGATCCCGAAGATGGTCTTTCCGTTCCTTGTCATCCTGCCGGGATTGATCGCCGTGGCGACGCCGACCGTGATCTCGCACGTGAACGGCACAACGATCAATTCGTCGCAGGGCATGATCCCGGTCAAGATGGATCCGCGTACCGGCACACTCCAGACCGACAGCAAGGGCCAACCGGTCTACAACTACGACCTCGCCATCCCGACGCTTCTGTTGCACTACTACCCGACGGGAATTCTTGGCCTTGGCCTGACCGCGTTGCTTGCCAGCTTTATGTCGGGCATGGCGGGTAATGTCACTGCGTTTAATGCCGTGTGGACTTACGACATCTATCAGAGTTACCTCAACAAAAATGCTACGGATGCGCACTACCTCAAGATGGGCCGGTGGGCCACAGTCGGAGGTGTGATTCTGAGTGTCGGTGCGGCGTATCTTGTCACCGGCTTCAACAACATCATGGACACTCTGCAACTGGTGTTCTCACTGGTGAATGCGCCGCTCTTCGCGACTTTTCTGCTTGGGATGTTCTGGAAGCGGACGACAGGGCATGCAGCGTTTGCAGGCCTCATCAGCGGAACGACCGCCGCGTTGCTGCATCACGGCCTGACACTCCCGGTTGGCGATGCGCCCGGCATCCACGGCGGTTGGATCGCCCATGTCCATAGCTATCCCAGTGACATGGCGCAGAATTTCTGGACGGCAATCTTCGCCTTCTCGGTGAACCTGCTGGTCACAATCCTTGTCAGTCTCCTCACCAAGGCGAGGCTGGAAGAAGAGTTGGTCGGCCTCGTCTATTCGCTGACGCCGAAGCCAGTCGAGCATCATCTGCCGTGGTATAGCCGACCAATGACGCTCGGCATCGGTGTGCTCGCAATCCTGCTGCTCCTGAACCTGGTCTTCGCATAA
- a CDS encoding RNA polymerase sigma factor, translating into MTDSNSFEAFVAEHQDMVFRMLVRLTGTREHVDDLAQDVFLRLYRALPSFRGEALLTTYLHRIVVNVAQDEWKRRKRDARESSLSDDISGWEDRLHHPSASAEVQLTTLELQQRVEDELSKLTAIERSVLVLYHQEERSYQQIAESLRLPIGTVRTHLHRGRNKLRSALARDAGTPSTKLAQTGGRS; encoded by the coding sequence TTGACGGATTCAAACAGCTTCGAGGCCTTCGTTGCAGAGCACCAGGACATGGTGTTCCGGATGCTGGTGCGTCTGACAGGAACGCGGGAACATGTGGACGATTTGGCACAGGACGTCTTCCTTCGGCTCTATCGCGCACTCCCCTCCTTCCGCGGTGAGGCGCTGCTGACCACCTATCTGCATCGCATCGTCGTGAATGTGGCGCAGGACGAATGGAAACGCCGTAAGCGGGACGCGCGCGAAAGTTCGCTTTCAGACGACATCAGCGGATGGGAAGACCGTTTGCATCATCCGTCCGCGAGTGCTGAAGTGCAACTGACCACGTTGGAACTTCAGCAGCGCGTTGAAGACGAGCTCTCAAAACTGACCGCTATCGAGCGATCTGTGCTTGTGCTCTACCACCAGGAAGAGCGAAGCTATCAGCAGATCGCCGAGTCACTGCGATTGCCCATCGGTACGGTGCGAACACATCTGCATCGTGGTCGCAACAAGCTTCGATCCGCATTGGCCCGGGATGCCGGAACCCCATCAACCAAGTTAGCGCAGACAGGAGGCAGGTCTTGA
- a CDS encoding response regulator, protein MQRTVLLIDDNAIQAATRQTILKRAGYFVIPALNAERALQQFRENDFPSEINMVITDHIMPNMSGAEFVRELRTFRPELPVMVISGLEDAEEEYQGMNVLFRLKPLLPDNLLASVDRLIRPDAA, encoded by the coding sequence ATGCAACGCACTGTTTTGTTGATTGACGATAATGCCATCCAGGCTGCCACACGCCAGACGATTCTGAAGAGAGCCGGCTACTTCGTCATCCCTGCCCTGAATGCCGAACGCGCCCTGCAGCAGTTTCGTGAGAATGACTTTCCGTCCGAAATCAACATGGTCATCACAGACCACATCATGCCGAATATGAGCGGCGCCGAATTCGTACGCGAACTGCGCACCTTCCGTCCGGAACTGCCAGTCATGGTCATCAGCGGCCTGGAAGACGCCGAAGAGGAATATCAGGGCATGAACGTGCTCTTTCGCCTGAAGCCTCTTCTGCCCGACAATCTGCTGGCATCAGTGGACCGCCTTATTCGTCCGGACGCAGCCTGA